The following proteins are encoded in a genomic region of Necator americanus strain Aroian chromosome II, whole genome shotgun sequence:
- a CDS encoding hypothetical protein (NECATOR_CHRII.G6552.T1), which produces MSCLSCCITLVQMYLLALVSTSLFMFVCVCAAKNGSNRASKTSKPPLVSSQPKSPGSVMTARNENMKEKTCVTKNYGKNVGSIELAKTQECDEIIAPRTLKKVNLEGAKDTFDFQKKAVDDGIVLHPCHVRHMGNIDDIAQILRWPVFTGRAGPSISSTRFVPSPLSSKMFSNFVSDVDEVLEPYPAELSAGPSV; this is translated from the exons ATTTGTTAGCTTTAGTAAGCACTTctttgtttatgtttgtttgtgtCTGTGCTGCAAAGAATGGTTCGAATAGAGCATCTAAAACGTCAAAG CCTCCTCTGGTGAGTTCTCAACCAAAGTCTCCAGGTTCGGTTATGACCGCTCGCAACGAAAACATGAAAGAGAAG ACTTGTGTGACGAAGAACTATGGCAAGAA TGTGGGAAGTATCGAGTTGGCAAAAACCCAGGAGTGTGATGAAATTATCGCACCAAGAAcgctgaaaaaagtgaacttgGAAGGAGCTAAAGATACTTTCGACTTTCAGAAAAAGGCCGTTGATGATGGAATTGTGCTTCACCCATGTCACGTGAGACATATGGGCAACATAGATGACATTGCTCAG atacttagatggcccgtcttcactggacgtgcgggccccagcatttcttccactcgtttcgttccctcgccattgtcatccaagatgttctcaaatttcgtgagtgacgttgacgaggtccttgagccgtatccagctgagctctcagctggtccatccgtgtag
- a CDS encoding hypothetical protein (NECATOR_CHRII.G6553.T1), translating into MPIGKGVGQGDTISPKLFTAALQWIMKSLPWEERGIRVDGRFLSNLRFTDDIVLFSSSTNEAETMLNELNEAKRIGLRINRRKTQFMKNAYCEDGGVQLEGFQIVETSSYVYLGRSMNMGNYLKEELNRRMRAAWVAFAAVRVSYGPTDGPRSSCSSVRLDSPSSALLRSGDVGRHRGHV; encoded by the coding sequence atgcccattggaaagggggtgggacaaggcgatactatatcgccgaagctgttcacggctgcattgcaatggataatgaaatcacttccctgggaagaaaggggaatacgtgttgatggaagatttctctcgaaccttcgtttcacggacgacatcgttctcttttcgagcagtaccaatgaagcagaaacgatgctcaacgaattgaacgaagcgaAGAGAATAGggctacgaataaacagaaggaagacacagttcatgaagaacgcctactgcgaggacggaggagtacaacttgaaggcttccaaattgtggaaacttcgtcatacgtataccttggacgttctatgaacatgggaAACTActtgaaagaagaactgaatagaagaatgagagcagcatgggtagcattcgcagccgtcagagtcagctacggaccaactgacggaccaagatcttcgtgctcatctgttcgactcgacagtccttccagcgctctgttacgcagcggagacgtgggcagacaccgcggccacgtctag
- a CDS encoding hypothetical protein (NECATOR_CHRII.G6554.T3), giving the protein MATGERRSNLRLLRTSLILDQGTTRHGDCLRLCNYNTRTVSRDADLHALLGAAERIKFHVIALQDTKCRRSDVQQMNDGTLVIRGEKVPSRNVGDGGSALICRPSRRFSRDPVTSFGHSASALCTKNPSELEEVVRNEKSFYKFVVGDFNAKLGKATEEEYRIGRFGLGDRNKNGNRLAGLLSAVRLFHGNSLFMKKDQRRWTWESPNGATRAEIDHILTNRRWCLLDVSVVPSFCSGSDHRLLRAEIRISHTMKKNICYRQRRRKEAYDDCVLEDSLTQGDWHIEEDLNVDYEMLLRGLRACAERASKPRTTNLDRISKTTKELLERRRALRLDPNASHIEGLVANTSCRKALQEDLLKYKQKKILKTAQRRTSLKKCRSDLREYNIPLASLLSEDGIRTSSRREMEVITEKFYSNLFRSSTPVSSPIIPTGEAPPRILPSEVRVAIKSMKSGTAPGPDFISAEVLRAGGHPLHVILAAHMTSYLQKERIPDQWKTSRTVLIHKKGDRENLRNYRPICLLSVLYKVFTKIILTRISRTLDEAQSQKQAGFRQGFSLFLFSLVQGGSAAWTTSRPYRGS; this is encoded by the exons atggcgaccggtgagaggcgatcaaatctcaggttgctcaggacgtcattgattctggaccaaggcacgactcgccatggagactgtctcagactgtgtaattACAAcacgagaacagtttccagagacgctgacctgcatgcccttctcggagctgcagagcgtatcaaatttcacgtgattgctctgcaggacaCCAAGTGCAGGAGGAGCGACGTacaacagatgaatgacggtacactcgtcattcgtggagagaaggttccgtcgcgaaatgtaggcgatGGTGGTTCTGCActcatctgtcgtccatctcgtcgattctcacgagatcctgtcacctcgtttGGCCATTctgcctccgccctctgcaccaaaaatccatca gagctggaggaagtagtccgcaacgagaagtccttctacaaattcgttgtcggagacttcaacgcaaaactaggaaaggccacagaagaggaatacaggattggaagatttggactaggggaccggaataaaaacggcaatcgtctcgccgggctgttgtccgccgttcgcctctttcatgggaactctcttttcatgaaaaaagatcaacgtcggtggacatgggaatcgcccaatggcgcgactcgtgcggagatcgaccacatactcaccaaccggaggtggtgtctacttgacgtctcagtagtaccatccttttgtagtggttctgatcaccgtctccttcgtgcggaAATACGAATTAGCCACacgatgaaaaagaacatctgctatcggcaacgaaggagaaaagaagcctacgacgattgcgtactcgaggactccttgacccaaggtgactggcacatcgaggaggacctaaacgtggactacgagatgctgctcagaggattacgagcctgtgctgagcgtgcctcgaagccgcgcacgacaaacttggatcgaatttcaaagaccaccaaggaattgttggaaagaagaagggctttgaggcttgatccgaatgcatcgcacattgaggggttagtagcaaacactagctgcagaaaagcgttgcaggaggatcttctGAAATacaagcagaagaagattctgaaaacagcacaaagaagaacgagtctaaagaagtgccgcagtgatctccgcgaatataatattccgctagcaagcttgctgagcgaagacgggattcgcacgtcttctcgtcgtgagatggaagtAATTACGGAGaagttctactcgaaccttttccgttcatcaactcctgtgtcaagcccgatcatccccactggtgaagctccgccacggattctcccttcggaagtacgagtcgctatcaagagcatgaaatctggcacagcccccggccctgattttatatcagcagaagttcttcgggctggtggccatccgcttcatgtaatcttagcagcgcacatgacatcctatcttcagaaagaaaggatcccagaccagtggaagacctcgcgaaccgttcttatccataagaaaggtgaccgagagaaccttcggaactaccgtccgatatgcttactgagcgtgttatacaaagtattcaccaagatcatcctcacgcgcatatctaggacgctggatgaagcccagtctcaaaaacaagctggattccgccagggatTCAGCTTGTTCTTGTTCAGTTTGGTTCAggggggttcagctgcttggaccacatccaggcCGTATCgtgggtcatag
- a CDS encoding hypothetical protein (NECATOR_CHRII.G6554.T1), whose amino-acid sequence MKKDQRRWTWESPNGATRAEIDHILTNRRWCLLDVSVVPSFCSGSDHRLLRAEIRISHTMKKNICYRQRRRKEAYDDCVLEDSLTQGDWHIEEDLNVDYEMLLRGLRACAERASKPRTTNLDRISKTTKELLERRRALRLDPNASHIEGLVANTSCRKALQEDLLKYKQKKILKTAQRRTSLKKCRSDLREYNIPLASLLSEDGIRTSSRREMEVITEKFYSNLFRSSTPVSSPIIPTGEAPPRILPSEVRVAIKSMKSGTAPGPDFISAEVLRAGGHPLHVILAAHMTSYLQKERIPDQWKTSRTVLIHKKGDRENLRNYRPICLLSVLYKVFTKIILTRISRTLDEAQSQKQAGFRQGFSLFLFSLVQGGSAAWTTSRPYRGS is encoded by the coding sequence atgaaaaaagatcaacgtcggtggacatgggaatcgcccaatggcgcgactcgtgcggagatcgaccacatactcaccaaccggaggtggtgtctacttgacgtctcagtagtaccatccttttgtagtggttctgatcaccgtctccttcgtgcggaAATACGAATTAGCCACacgatgaaaaagaacatctgctatcggcaacgaaggagaaaagaagcctacgacgattgcgtactcgaggactccttgacccaaggtgactggcacatcgaggaggacctaaacgtggactacgagatgctgctcagaggattacgagcctgtgctgagcgtgcctcgaagccgcgcacgacaaacttggatcgaatttcaaagaccaccaaggaattgttggaaagaagaagggctttgaggcttgatccgaatgcatcgcacattgaggggttagtagcaaacactagctgcagaaaagcgttgcaggaggatcttctGAAATacaagcagaagaagattctgaaaacagcacaaagaagaacgagtctaaagaagtgccgcagtgatctccgcgaatataatattccgctagcaagcttgctgagcgaagacgggattcgcacgtcttctcgtcgtgagatggaagtAATTACGGAGaagttctactcgaaccttttccgttcatcaactcctgtgtcaagcccgatcatccccactggtgaagctccgccacggattctcccttcggaagtacgagtcgctatcaagagcatgaaatctggcacagcccccggccctgattttatatcagcagaagttcttcgggctggtggccatccgcttcatgtaatcttagcagcgcacatgacatcctatcttcagaaagaaaggatcccagaccagtggaagacctcgcgaaccgttcttatccataagaaaggtgaccgagagaaccttcggaactaccgtccgatatgcttactgagcgtgttatacaaagtattcaccaagatcatcctcacgcgcatatctaggacgctggatgaagcccagtctcaaaaacaagctggattccgccagggatTCAGCTTGTTCTTGTTCAGTTTGGTTCAggggggttcagctgcttggaccacatccaggcCGTATCgtgggtcatag
- a CDS encoding hypothetical protein (NECATOR_CHRII.G6554.T2) has protein sequence MATGERRSNLRLLRTSLILDQGTTRHGDCLRLCNYNTRTVSRDADLHALLGAAERIKFHVIALQDTKCRRSDVQQMNDGTLVIRGEKVPSRNVGDGGSALICRPSRRFSRDPVTSFGHSASALCTKNPSVSSTATHQHQQLMNPNWTRFTRSWRK, from the coding sequence atggcgaccggtgagaggcgatcaaatctcaggttgctcaggacgtcattgattctggaccaaggcacgactcgccatggagactgtctcagactgtgtaattACAAcacgagaacagtttccagagacgctgacctgcatgcccttctcggagctgcagagcgtatcaaatttcacgtgattgctctgcaggacaCCAAGTGCAGGAGGAGCGACGTacaacagatgaatgacggtacactcgtcattcgtggagagaaggttccgtcgcgaaatgtaggcgatGGTGGTTCTGCActcatctgtcgtccatctcgtcgattctcacgagatcctgtcacctcgtttGGCCATTctgcctccgccctctgcaccaaaaatccatcagtatcatcaactgctacacaccaacatcagcagctgatgaatccgaattggacgcgttttacgaggagctggaggaagtag